CCTTTTCCTTTTCAAGACATCTTTTAAACTCAGAAATCATCCTTTTTTCTCATAAAGGACTATCCCTTTATCAACTTCTTCTAAAAGAGCTTCTTTTTTATTTCTCATAGAGATGTATTCTTCGATATTAACAATTACAGGCTTTATCTCTCTTTCAAATCTTCTTGCTTCTTTTCTTATTTCTTTTATTACTTTTTCCTTTTCTTTACTTATGATAAAAATGTCTATATCGCTCTCTAATGTATCATCCCCTGTTGCACAACTACCATAAAGAACTATTTTGTTAGAGATGTCTTTTATCTTTAAGATGAGGTTCATTAAATCGAGAATATTTTCGACCTTTTTGAATTCTTTCACAACTGGATTATCAGCCACTACTCTATACAAATATAGCTGCCCTTTTTTCTCCCTCGTTACAACTCCCATGCTCAGAAGAAGATTAAGTGTCTGATTCGTAGCTCCTATGCTTACATTTAATGTTCTTGCAATCTCTCTCCCGAAATGGGGTATATGTGGAACTCTGCAGAGATAAGAAAAGATTTTCAGAGGCACTCTGTTCAAAAGTTTTTCTTTAAATTCCAAACGATTTTTCATTTAATTATGATAACTGTTCATTCAATTATAATTAGTGTTCATTATAATGAATTATTATTTAAATGTCAATTTGACCACACAGGAGATATTTAGTTTCACTATAAGAACTTAAATAAACTTAGCCCCCATTCTGCCGTAGATAGGGAATCAGAGTTGTCAAAGAACAAAAGGATGTTTCTTATATAAAACCCAATTTTCACCCCTGCGTTCTTCTATTAAAGGAAGGACAAAGGTTTTTTGAATATAAGGATTTCCTCTTTTGCCTTTGGCATATGGATTAACTTGAGAAAATTGTGCATCGTTTTTCAATTCATTTAGAGTAAACACTGGACGCTTTGCAAGATTTGCAACCTCTGGTTTCAGAGTTATCGTCTCTTTCCAGGTGAATTTGAATAATGGCTCTTTATCTTCAATCTGTGCTATTACAAAGGCGATTGAATCAGTTGTTCCTAACCGCCTTAAGAGTCTAAAGAGTTTAGTGA
This window of the candidate division WOR-3 bacterium genome carries:
- a CDS encoding nucleotidyltransferase domain-containing protein, whose product is MKNRLEFKEKLLNRVPLKIFSYLCRVPHIPHFGREIARTLNVSIGATNQTLNLLLSMGVVTREKKGQLYLYRVVADNPVVKEFKKVENILDLMNLILKIKDISNKIVLYGSCATGDDTLESDIDIFIISKEKEKVIKEIRKEARRFEREIKPVIVNIEEYISMRNKKEALLEEVDKGIVLYEKKG